In one window of Henckelia pumila isolate YLH828 chromosome 1, ASM3356847v2, whole genome shotgun sequence DNA:
- the LOC140861761 gene encoding uncharacterized protein: MKGVMRFGKKGKLTPRFIGPFEILDRVGALAYRVAFPPKLDGVHNVFHVSMLRKYVSNPSHVLSLEPLQLSPHMTYEERPIRIFDRQERRLRNKSIPMVKVSWQNHSDEEATWEAETYIRTRYPELFGEYDYLGTEEQDPQGEATGGAGP, from the exons ATGAAGGGCGTCAtgagatttgggaagaaagggAAGTTAACACCGAGGTTCATCGGACCCTTTGAGATATTGGACAGAGTAGGGGCATTGGCCTATAGGGTGGCCTTTCCTCCTAAACTTGATGGAGTTCATAACGTCTTCCacgtatcgatgttgaggaagtacgtCTCAAATCCGTCCCATGTTCTCAGTTTGGAACCACTTCAGTTATCTCCTCACATgacgtatgaggagaggcccatTCGGATTTTTGATAGACAGGAGAggagactccgtaacaagtcgattccaatgGTCAAAGTGAGTTGGCAGAATCActcggatgaagaggccacttgggaagcagagACATATATCAGGACTCGCTATCCAGAACTCTTTG gtgagTATGATTACCTAGGTACCGAGGAGCAGGATCCCCAGGGTGAGGCCACTGGTGGTGCAGGCCCTTGA